Genomic segment of Tiliqua scincoides isolate rTilSci1 chromosome 1, rTilSci1.hap2, whole genome shotgun sequence:
tattattattaaaggggcAGAAAatcgcagatttgattatccgtgattttcagtatcagcaaggggtccgagaatggatccctcatggataccaaggccccacctgtatagccAGATTAAATTCTAGTTTAGCAGATTCTTGGGTAATTGTCTCTTCCTGGATGAATGTGAAAAGTGCCCCCACTCTCAATGACCTATTGCTTTTCTTCCCCAGTACTGATCAATGGCAAATTCCTTAGACTTTTCTTGGATAGGGAAAGGGCTTGGTTGGTTCTGTGCAGGggtggcctatccatgaggctagGTGATGtaagttgcatcagtggcagattgcaggcatgagagggtggcagattcagggcaccctgaatctgaaCCACCTCCCTCAAGACCACTGGGAATATGATCCACATTGATCTGTTTTCTGTCTGATAAAAATAAGCAGAGCATGGATCTGCCTCCTTATCTTTCTCCTGGTACAATTTTTCAGATATGAAAGTTTGAGGCTTTTGGTTTGATTTAGAGGGACTGCATGAATGCCAGATGTTTGGGGCTCTGAAGTCTGTGGAGATTCAAGATGATGATGAGTAAAGGAACAGTGGCAGAAGTTGATGGTTAGAAGAAACTGTAAGGAAAGCAAGAATAAAGATGAAGAACTGCATGAATGAAGGAGTTCCTTcattccctttaaatcaaactagGTCCTGCATTTCCACACTTGAATACACTATGGAAGGAGTGTGGTAAGAtgctgcttttgtgtgtgtgtagaagtggcagtggtggacctgaggGGAATCAGGCAGCATTCAAGGTCACACCACCCCTAGTGCTGTGACATTTGGATTGGGGAGACACTAGAGTTGTCTATATGAATTCCTAGAATAGCAAATGTTGATTAGATCTGAGAGGCTCTAAATTGCACTACCTAAACAGTGGCCTAAGTCATGTAACAGAAAATACTGCCCTGTCtagacataaaaacataagaaaagcctacctggatcaggccagaggcccctctagtccagattcctgtatctcacagtgacccactaggtgcctcagggagcacacaagataacaagtcacctatatcctgttgccattcccttccatctggcattcagaaataggctacctctaaaacccagagattATATCtagtcatggcttgtaacctctgattaACTTTTctcctagaaatctgtccaatccccttttaaaggcatctaggccagatgctatcaccacatcctgtggcaaggagttccacagactaatttcatactgggtaaagaagtatgttgttttgtctgttctaactctcctgataattttagtggatgtcccctggtgctggtgttgtgtgagagggaaaagaacatcctctatccactctgcatccccagcataattttggatgtctcaatcacatcctccctcaggcacctttttctagactgaagaacctcaaactctgtagcctttcctcataagggaggtgccccagcccagtaatcattttggttgctctcttctgcaccttttccactttcactatatcctttttgagaagtggtgaccagaactgtatgcaatactccagatatggtcttaccatagatttgtacagtgGCTTAATAATATTGGCTCTTTTAGTTTCAATCCTTTTTTtaattatcctgagcatggaattggcctttttcacagCCTCTGCACACTGGGGcaacacttccattgagctgtccaccccaagatctctatcTAGACACATGCCTCTCAGAGAGTTCCATCACTGAGGTGGACCGTGGAAGGCTATCATGCAATGGACCACATTGCTTACTTAATGGGTTACAGTTGTCTGATGGAGAGCAGTGAAGCGGCGATCATGGGGAGAATCACGATAGAATGGATCCATGGTTGTGATTGCCCTGTAAAGGCAGAGAGGAAAGCATTACAGAAAAGGATGAGTGCCAGAAGTGGCATAGTTAGAAAGGGCAAAGGAAGGACAGAGAGGAACAACTAAAGCAGTTCCAAGGAACATTACCTTCCAACATGGGGATGAATATGTCTCAAGGTCTCTGTGGCATTGGGATCAGTGCCTAAGTCAGTGGTGTGGTTGTTAGTAGAAAAGCCGCTTCCTTGCTGAGGCTGGATTCCTCCTCGTGTCCAACCTTCCCTGTCCACTCCCTTTGGAATGTTTTCATAAAACCTAACAGAAGGAAAGAATAAATTCTCACATGCCCAGCTGAACCCACCCTCAAACTCCTTTTCTCCCTCTCATCAAGTGTTTCAGTTCTGACTAGATCAGTGCTTATCAATGTTTGCCTTCTGctataccacttcatatggtccacctatttgaagtaccactggaagtaactgccaatgacatcattaccagttacttctgggttgggaggccagatgcgatgtgacaaacaccagtaagaggctcagggtggatggaagggctttttcaagtacagaaaagcatgctttggagccttctACCGCtgtctgttgtgttgtgttcctggtcttgttgccaggtgacaggtgtccagaggtcccgcgagtaccaccagacaccacctcaggtaccactggtggtacccgtaccactggttgagaaacactggactagatacTACATTTTCAGAGCTCTAcagaccagggacatgcagtgcaggggcagtGGGTGAGCCCCATCGTACTCCATGGaagagcactgcagctgccctcctCTACTTACATctgaggaagctctccttacacccactttctcaggtgtaaggagagcctcctcaggtgtaagcaggcagagcagctgaagtgcttttccatggactatgatggggtggttcttTCTTACTTGCCCCCCCCCTggcactgcacgtccctgctgcAGATACTGTAGCTCTGTAGTCTACTATAGAATGTAGATATCTGTTGCTGTAAATACCACCCCAAGACTTTGCTGCCCCAGtgctcccatcaccaccaccaccacccactcttTAAAACCCCTGTATGGAACGACCTAACCCAAGCAAATAAGGGAAACACAAGGTTCCCATGCAAGTAAGAGAAAGGTGTTTAACAGCAAGACAATACTTGGGAAGGTAACTGCCATGATAGTCACTACTACCAAACTCACTTGGAATTGTAGCTGGTCAGGAACCTGTTGGGATGTTCTGGATCATATGCAGGTGTCACATAACTAAGGTTATTTGCGCTGAATCCTGAGAGTTCCTGTATAGAAAATATGGAAAAACAGAGCTAAGGACCTTGTGCCAGAGAGGCAGAGCACAAAGGTCAAAGAATTAGGAAGGCATAAAGCTCTGAAACTAGCTCAGACATACCTTtttacccacattttcctgaccTAGCATTTGGGTCAGCGTCTGAGGCTGCTGTTGAAGCCCTTGGAATTGAGAATGGCTCAGAGGGCCAGATGTTTGGGGCACTGAAGTCTGTGGAGATTCAAGAAGATGATGAGTAAAGGAACAGTGGCAGGAGTTGATGAAGGATAGGAGAAAGGAAGCAGTGAGGAAAGTATAAAGATGGAGAAGGTGATGAAAGCGATGTGGAGATGGGAAGAGGGAATAGAAGAaagaagtgaagtgaagtgaagACCTcaagggcagtgaggagatgaGCAAGCAGAGAGACTTAGGTTAGAAGGCTCAGGGTGGAAAGGTCCTCTCCCAGAAGAGACAGAAGTGAAGTATGTAGAAAATAGGTCATGGCAAACAAAAGTACATGAGAGGAAACAAGATGAAAGCAAGATGTAACCTAAGAGAGCAACAAGAGAAGGTGGTGCAAGAGAAACAACAGGCACTGTAGTCATTAAAGAAAGCAGGTTGGAGGTAGTATAATAACAAGGAAATATTCCTACTGGGGCATTAAAGTGAGGATCCTTCTGTCGACTGAATCCAGACCCTCTCTCAGAGCCCTTGGAAAGGACTGGCAAGAACTCATCGCCCTGTCAGAAGGAAGATTGCAATGTAAGAGGGTGGGTAGAGTTCACACAGTGTCAGAGCATGAATACAGACAAGGAAGAATGCCATGTGGAAGGTATAGCCCTTCATCTGTTCTTCCAGTACCCACCACCATCATAAACTGTTTCTGACAGGAACTATTCTTACATGTGGAAAGGAAGATGGCAGATAATCTGTCTTCATAATGCTAATCCCCGGACTGCTTTCCTGCAAAGCAGAAAACAAGTACTgagactcagagagagagagagcgtgcgcGTGCATTTGGAGTCCTTGTTCTATTAAAGCTTTTACTAAAGGTGTATCTTGGGAAAAATGTACTAAAGGAGTATCAATGACCAGCAGCTGATGGTATCTGGTCTGGTACCTAACCATATGGAATCCCTGCTATGGTGAAGCTGCAGGAACCGATGGCTAGACTTGGAAAATCAAAGCAAAATCCACAAAGAAACCTGAAGGAACCAAAGTCATTCATGGACTTTGACCCCATTATAAAGGTGAAAGGTGTTCAAAGAACAAGATCCACTTAAAAGACAGCATGGAATGCAGTCTTATGCAGAACCATATTCTGTGGTCTTCAGTTGGAATGGAATATACCTCTATGTCTTGCATTGGGATCAAAACCATACCTCTGGCAAGTGCATGATTGTTGAAAAGTCAAAAGTAATTGTGACATATGAGGATGAAAGTTTCTGCAAACCCATTCAGATAAGTCCCCTGAGTTACAAaaggttttaaaacaaatgttagACTCTCACTAACAATGCTGGACTCTCAAAAGATACCCTTATCATGCAACAGGAGAGAGACTAGTGAAGAGCACGAGGGTCAGGAGAGACCAATTGTCCCAAGTATTCAGTCATTACTAGAGCAAGGGCACTGATTTTCTGCTGCGGTTCTGCTCAGTAGCATACTTAGCATTATACACAGTCTGGTCCTTGACAAGAATAGCAACATAAATACAGTCCATTGGGACCTGAGACATTTGCTTGGACACAATAGGGTTAGTGAGGCCGCCTTCAGTAAATCCTGTCTCTTCCTTCGCTCCAATTGTTTTCTTCTGCAGGAAATCTGTATGGGGAGAGAGGACAAGTTAATATGGGGAGAGAGAAAATCTAAAAGACCAAAGACTTCCATAAAAGTCAACAGCAACTTAGTTGCTAGCTTGCTGCACAATTGTTATCCCCTTAGTTTCTGAGGAAGACAGAAGGCACTGGAAAGATAAAACAGTTAAGATGTTTTACTTCACCAGCATTATACAAGCTACCATCATGAAAACTTGTGTGAAACTATAACTGCACGTTCCAACCTGAAAAAATGTATCCAGCAAAATTTAACCCCTTCTAAAGTGTATTTGTGAGCAATTCTTGCATTATGCTTGCTGGGAGGCATAGGTTTACAATTACATATTCTGATGCCAGAAGAATACAATGATGCTGCTACACCATTGCACTGGTGggagttactactactactgccaGTGTAACCCTTATAccattgtttcccaaactgtgagccatggctccctggggagccacagacaccagccaggagagccactGAATCCTTGTGATTCACTGAATCCTTGtgaacccaccaccctatacaatgtataggattgtagccttaatggggaactgcagccaatggctccaataggtcaagggagccaccagtcaaaaaagtttgggaatcactgccttataGTTCTATATACTATCAGTATAACATGAGAAGGTTGACAGAGATGGGGGTGTGGTGGCATAGGAGTGAAGCTTAGGCTGAATCCTGTGCTTGCTCAGAGACCACTCCCCATCACCTGTGCCAGTGTAACATTACACCAACTCTGAGGTGTAATGTACCACTAAAAGTACAATCAttaaagagccccccccccccaaagcatgccCCCTATGCTTCATCCCATGCTGTTTCCAAGGATACCTCAACCTTCATGAACAATTTTTCaggggactcagggcccaattctatccaaatttccagtgctgatgaagctgtgccaatggggcatgcactgcatcctgcagtgggtgtgggcagtcatgaagacctccccaaggtaagggaacatttgttccctaacctcgaggctgcattgtggctgcatcagtgatggaaagttggataggatttggtcctcaggCAGGGCTacaggcaggaaggggcagggaagaTAGCCTGCATAAGTGCTGTTATGCTTGTGCAAGTTAGGCTACAACCCCTTGTGATCTTAAATGG
This window contains:
- the SAXO4 gene encoding stabilizer of axonemal microtubules 4 codes for the protein MLSGESSAISISPGKSYIRKSISVSSEKMGRLPLGVISPYVKTSSGGSMDPMKFYATSYGTAYGHTGFRPRNGFHCGAGYKSNYRPVVQYNPSLDKVDNPAVGQLLQDNYESMSTKHFQPLQLPDGKYPLPWSVHQAGSGYSREKALSFPNTETVKKVHFDTRDQGAQAVIGLEPRHTPLLHKSLRRGSVDAENARHGPEYMSTEYGSKFRFSIPGQPDFLQKKTIGAKEETGFTEGGLTNPIVSKQMSQESSPGISIMKTDYLPSSFPHGDEFLPVLSKGSERGSGFSRQKDPHFNTSVPQTSGPLSHSQFQGLQQQPQTLTQMLGQENVGKKELSGFSANNLSYVTPAYDPEHPNRFLTSYNSKFYENIPKGVDREGWTRGGIQPQQGSGFSTNNHTTDLGTDPNATETLRHIHPHVGRAITTMDPFYRDSPHDRRFTALHQTTVTH